In the Gymnogyps californianus isolate 813 chromosome 3, ASM1813914v2, whole genome shotgun sequence genome, one interval contains:
- the LOC127014545 gene encoding zona pellucida sperm-binding protein 2-like: protein MTLYYHSAEVECVIADIELPEAVGYCDEENLYLAIPLFGLHQYWDLYLGNKLLNRHVALTNGYLAATNSTHLILQIPLFAVGVIYEEVSFQKIKARFDVALRKVRTMETLQMFSVSCSFNSSAFIICHPDGTIMISAQMKTVPAIDMSKTKLRDSSCKPREYNEGHAFFRFHVTTCGTSVRFEGDHIIYENEISYEKETLPGQSIPTITRDPDYRLTVLCYYRAKETLVLGAFASDPSTSPPFGSGTMVPRSNIAVHRRIRQALNVVSRVSKDESFVEFYEPNMAILKRFVEPVFLEVELKDESPNTELYLENCWVTRSLDFNSTPRWNITVDGQVVIE from the exons ATGACACTCTATTATCATTCTGCAGAGGTGGAGTGTGTGATTGCTGATATCG AACTACCAGAAGCAGTTGGTTACTGTGATGAAGAAAACCTGTATCTAGCCATCCCTCTTTTTGGCTTGCACCAGTATTGGGACCTGTATCTTGGTAACAAGCTCCTGAACCGGCACGTTGCACTTACCAATGGGTATCTGGCAGCTACCAATTCTACCCACCTGATCTTGCAAATACCTCTGTTTGCTGTGGGAGTTATCTATGAG GAAGTGtcctttcagaaaattaaagcaagGTTTGATGTTGCCCTAAGGAAAGTGAGAACTATGGAGACCTTACAGATGTTCTCCGTTAGCTGCAGTTTTAATTCTTCAGCATTTATAA TATGCCACCCAGATGGTACCATAATGATATCTGCCCAAATGAAGACCGTTCCTGCCATTGATATGAGTAAAACCAAACTAAGGGATAGCTCTTGCAAGCCTAGAGAGTATAATGAAGGACATGCCTTCTTCAGGTTCCATGTCACTACCTGTGGCACTTCAGTAAGG TTTGAAGGTGATcacattatttatgaaaatgaaatctccTATGAGAAAGAGACTCTTCCAGGACAGAGCATACCGACAATCACAAGAGATCCAGACTACAG ACTAACAGTCTTGTGCTACTATCGAGCAAAAGAGACCCTAGTGCTAGGTGCCTTCGCTAGTGATCCATCCACATCACCTCCCTTTGGCTCTGGTACGATGGTACCAAGATCAAATATTGCAG tacACAGAAGGATAAGACAAGCCCTGAATGTAGTTTCAAGAGTGTCCAAAG ATGAATCTTTCGTGGAATTCTACGAGCCCAACATGGCAATACTCAAGCGATTTGTGGAGCCTGTGTTTCTTGAGGTGGAGCTGAAAGACGAGAGCCCCAACACTGAGTTATACCTGGAAAACTgctgggtaaccaggtctctAGATTTCAACAGCACCCCAAGATGGAACATCACTGTCGATGGGCAAGTAGTTATTGAATGA